Genomic window (Psilocybe cubensis strain MGC-MH-2018 chromosome 1, whole genome shotgun sequence):
CCTTCCAGTTACCTGTGCCTACGACAGAACGTCCCTCACTCTTGCCATACCTAATTCCAAAAGGATATGTGACCATCGACGGTGCTTCTTTAACTCTAACAGGAGTCAACGATTCTGAAAGGACGTTCAGTGTCATGCTGATCAAACATACCCAGGAAATGATTACTCTAAGCGGAAAACCTATAGGAAGCAAAGTAAATATCGAGGTGGACATGGTCGGGAAATATGTGCAGAAAAGCGTTGTTGCTGCCCTCGGAGGAGGTGAAGATCAGGGGCTAAAGTCATTGATCGAAAAAATTGTAGAGGATACCCTGGTCAAGAAGGGCGTAGTACCTTCGTCGTAAGGCCTCCGCCGGTCATACTCAGCTGTATGCAGTATGTAGACAGAAATCAGTTGTAAAACACTATATTTGCAAAAACAAACCTCTGTATTCTGTATCTTATCACAATTACGGAAGCATGTGAACAATGCAAAGCTCGGTTTGAACGCGAACGTTGATGTCAATTTGCACGCCAGATCGTTCTTCGGCCAACCTTACACCTTCGTCCTGAACCCCACCTCGTCGAAATGGATTCGGGAACCACTTTTAGACCGAAGGTGCGTTTGCTTTGTTGCCCAACTTCAGCGAAGACTAATTGGCTGGTCTTTGGTACAGGTCACTGTGAAACTAAACTACGACAAACCATCCACCTCCACAGTACCTCACACCCGGATTCAGGTTTCAAGACCCCCATCGCCTGCCAAATCATACGTTTCTTCGAGCAATACAGAACTTAACTTTCGCCCGAAGGCTAAAGTTAACAGTAGCGCTACTACACGGAAGGCCGCAGGCAGCACAATTTCATGTCAGTTGTATTCGAAGCATCGTCTCGTCTGTTTCACTCAATATTCTAGCAGCCAGTACAAGTACTACTCCTCGCGCCAATTCTCCTACGAAGCTAAACCCGCGTGTCAAAGTTGGTGTCCTGTCACCCACCAATGGAGTCAACAATGGGACGTTGCGATCTCCGACGGCCACTTCAGCCCCTGCGACTCCCGAGCTACGACGGTCTGCAAAGACACAATCTATATCCTCATTACGTTCAGAAGAACCACGGGCGCGAACGATCAGTACTTCTCTCCGACATGCCCCCTCAATGGCCAACTTTCGGCAGTCCGCGTCGTCTGTGGTGTCTGGCTCCGGGTCTGTAGTTTCGGGTATTGGGTCCGCCTCAGTATCACCTAGACTATTGTCCACCAACTCCGCGGTGGGGGTTGGGGAGCGTTCAAGTTCCCCCACTCCTAAAATCCGTTCAAAGGTGTCCAATCTCGTCAAGTCAGCTAGCGAATCCTCCGCACGACCACCGTCACCCTCAAGTCCACCCACCGTGAACATTTTGTCATCGACGCGCCTTGCGCCAGCACAACGTACACGTACACCTTCTGTATCGTCCTCTGTAAATCTAATTAACCAGCAGCATCCGCCTCAGTCTTCAACCAGTCCACCTCAACAGTTTTTCCCTATTACCACTACAGTCCCGGCTGCTAATCCTCATCGGTTTGCTCCCAGTCGACCACCGGCAGCGCAACGCATAAATTCTTCTCCAGGCCATCATGTTTTCCAGTCGTTCAGTCAACCATCTTCCACTCCACTTGTAGACCAGTCATCATTATCTTCAAGCAGACCACGGTCGGCAGGAGGGCTGCTAAATGGTAAATCACCCTCAGCCAAGGTTGACCCTACATTGATACCATTGCCGCCGCACTCTCCACCGGCCTCTGCGGTCTCATTTTCATCTCGGTCATCCGCGTCACGCTCATCTGCCAATGCCTCACATCTTGGAGCTGGAGGAGATGCTTCGTTATCTTCTTCGACGGAGAGTGGCAGTGCGCGGAGTCCTGGTGCCAGGTTTCAAGGAAATTCGGAAGGTTTGCGGGCAACGCTAGACAATCTCGTGGAATATACATCTGGAGCAAACTCTACGTCGGACGATGACGACAGCGGTTTGGATCGCGACACCGATGGTGAGGGCGCTGAAGACAACAACGTGAAGGCAGAAGCTAAGTCGAATCGTAAGGTGCGTAGCAATCTGAGCCTTCATTATCGAGCTACCTTTGATCATCTTTTCAGATTGCAGACTTGGAAATAACAAACCGGTCCTTGCTCGTCATTAACGCATCTCTCGAGGCGACAAAGCATCGACAAGCCAAGGAAATCCATGAGCTTAAGAAAAAGCTGCGTGAATCGCGATTGATTCTTCCTCCCCGCACATACCGGTCTTTGAGCTCTCAGGATCCTAAGGAGCtagaagatgacgacgatgaattCGAAGGCTCGGACATTGAAGACACCGAAGGGGACGAAATATACAAACGGGTCAAACTCATCCTTGAGACATTGCTAGTATCAGGGAGAACTGCACTCGAAACGCAACCGAAGGACTTCCCGGAAGCTGGAAAGGGTGCTGCTAAAGTCCTGTCTCCAGAGGAACAAAGAGACTACCATGGTGAAAATGAACTGGATCAAGATGAACAAGGATCCAGTTCAAGCACGCCACCCCCTGAACCCGATTCATCAGAGGCGAGTACCCAAAATCACGAACATGGAGGCGCTAATATACCCAACGGAAGTCGCGGAGACATGGATGAAGGCGAATACGATACTTCTAATTATAGTGCCGACGGAGACTCAATTGATGATGCAGGCAATGAGACGATTACCTCTGAAGAAGAGGTGGAAGCGATGACGATATCAGCTCTTTCCCCACCTTCAAGtcctccccctccacctATTCTCATCACACAACCTACATAGATGAGAAATATGAGTGACCGTTAACTACACGCGGTTGGTCGTCCCGTTGATACCATAGTTTGTTTCATGCGTCGCGCATTAACTAAAATAAATTCATGAACCCGGATATTCTGATACAACCACACACCTAGATACCTTTGTTACTTACTTGGAATGTACAATTCACTCCTTTCTCATAGTACTTGTTACTTCTATTGTACATCTTCAGGACACATCTATGTCCTATTCATTATTGTCATTTGATATAAATTCATTCGATCTCATCGTATATTGGATTATGCAAACCCGTCCCAATCTTTCCTGGTTGTTCTGAATTCATTGACAACATGACAATTTTCTTGTATCCAAAGCTAATAACCTCTGGAGACTATGTGATTTATTTATACCCATCAACTGTTTATTCCAGACTTGTGAGACTAACAACACCAAtgacttctttttttttctagtACTCTTCCCTTCCCGTACACATGCTTAATTCTCAAATTCTCCATACATCTTCTGTTGCTGCGAAAGTCTAAGGGTTGATATTTTCTATGTTGTTAACTTGATGCCGAATGGCGAGGCAAGACAAGGGAACCCGAGCCATCGGCGGTCCTAACTCACAAATTGCTACGTAGACTAAATCTCCACTGCGACACAACATCGAAGCAAAGAATGACATAAACTCGTCTGTGTAAATTCTACAGGATGATGACTATTCTTTGGCTGTTTTCCATACTCATGTACAAATCTTGCTGGCTTGTAACGCTACTTGCCTGCCACCCGGGACAATAACTTTCCAACTCCAAAATCAGGGCAGTGAGGGCGACGCCCCACACTTACGCGAGCTCTCGTGCGGATGGTTTGACCCAATGCGCGCCAATTCTATTATACACATTACCAAGTATAGCTTTAATTGGCTCAGAAAAGGTTAGACCGTCTGCCGATTTGGAAAACGTGTCGTCCATTTCATTTTGGAGCGCTTCTACGAGCCACGATTGCTGTTGCAATAAATGACGATGCTGGTGATAGTGGTTGCATCATTGGGGCATGAGACAACCTATGTGCGACAAAGTCATGGTCCATTCTGCATGAGGCCAAACCCATAAAACCCATAATTTTTGGGTGAAACACCCAGAGACAACTCGACTACTTTTCACCCTTCGATTCCAACTAAATTTGCTAGTACATCTCTTGTTTGGACATGGCTGACAGTGAGTCGGTCGCGTTCCTCATGCTGCGTTTTTCTCATCTACTTTCATACAGCTAAGAACCCTGGAAACGTTGCGCGTGGTCTCAAGGCCACTATACACAACGCCAATGTCTCGGAAGAAGCAAAGGAAAACGCTGCTCAACGCCTCGCGCAAATGGGAGAAGAAGTTCCGGGTGATTTTTCCTCGGGCGCGCAATCGGGAAACGACACATACAAACCTGATTCCGATGATTTGAGTGGAAGTCGAATGcgaggtatgttttattttattctcCATCGGATCtgtgacagatttgtgatataTGTATCTCTTTTCAGGGACTAGATCGTCGGCGTCGAGTAAGCCTTAATTTTGTACTGTTTGTTCAGGTTCAGCCGTTGAAAAATTGTTGTTAGAGGCCAATGACGAAGGCTTATTTTCACCATCCGAGATCGAGACAGATCTTGACTACGCTCAAGGTGAAAGTGTCGGCGAAGACGTCCAGCACGGTGGAGAAACCAACCGTGTCTTGGGAGGATACAAAGCTACTTTGAAGAGTAAGTCTTGCTCGTTAGGCTCTCGGGACAGTAGTGTTTATATTGTTGCCAGACCCTCGCGTATCGAATCAAGCCAAACAACATGCTCAAGAAATGCTGGATGATGCCGAGATCTAAGCCATTGGAAAGCGACCAATCCATATAATGGGATGCAATCTCTCTTGGACATTTTTCCAAGTGTATCGACATTGTTTATGTACAAAATATAATTGACGATGTTATTTTGACACGTTGACTGCTTGTATACATCATACGCCTTGTGTTCAAGTTGATGAGTTGTGTGGACATGACATGTTGAAATGTATTGAGAATGCATATTAAGAGTTTCTAGTGCCGTTTGTTAGTGTAGGCCAATGATCAGTACGTATTTGTCTCTAGATCTGGGATACTTCAAGTTGAGCGGTCAATTGTCAATCAATGTCCCTTTGAATTTTATCCAGCCACGCCAGCAAGAAAATATAATCAGAGATCCTTCTGTTCAAAGTTTTATCAATTGGTTTTCTTTGGGTTTTCAACTCTTTCTGTTCACTGCTCGAAAGTGTGCCTAAAAGGGGTCACGCGAAACCGTACACATCAAGTCCAGAAAGGGAAGGTCGCTGAATGACCGcgattctttcctttttgttTACAAACAGTCACGACCGCTCATTATAATGCTCATGCCTCTGGACCAAAATGTGTCACCAGTGGTCTTTAACGTCTGGTTACTACTGTGCAACTCTCAAATGGCAACTTCCCCGTCAATTCTACTAACGGAGAACTTATACTATGTGAACCTCGATAAAACTGGCAAAGACGACAGCATGGAGTGCCCAAGGAGTGTCCAATATAATTGCCCCTGAGTCAactcacaaacagcaaattTCGATCGCCGTAAATGAACCCGTTTTGACCTCCTTCCTGCAGTAATAAATCACTTCTTTGCAATGGAGTAGCAGTCCGTGGACTTCTGCCGCATCTGTTCCAGCCATGCAATACGTTGGGTGGGGCAGCGGAATAATCATTTTTACGGCTACAATGAATTATTCTTCGATTATGGTAATACCCTTGGTGCTGAACCGGATTTTaggtcttttttgctttacaCATCTTTGGAGCCTGGGgcttgatgatgacgatgataatACTTTTGCATCATTGGTGCAGCAAAGGAAGGCTGATGCGCGTCCCTCGACCTTGACCCTGCACGGAAAGTCATGTATAAAAAGAGTATTTTCTTGCACTGTCTGAGTCCTCAGCTCAACTTGTCACATCAACACATCGATCACACCAATAACTACTCTTTTGAACATGGCCGGAAGTGCGTGCTACATCGTTCCACTAGCTGGTTATTCGTTGTTGACTTGAAACTCTAAGCCAATGATAAGAACCAAGACTACGTCACTCGCGGGCTTAAAGCCGCTATTCACAACGACAACGTCTCCGATGAAGCGAAGAAAAATGCCGCACAGCGCCTCAAGAACATGGGCTCGGAAGTACCCTCTGATTTCAGCTCAGGTGGTGGCCGATCTGGAGGAACCAACTTTGACGATTCTAGAAGCCTGAATCCTAACCAGGAACGCGGTGCGTTCTTTTGCTCACTAGAAGTGCTGTAAGATTGAATTTACTAACTGTAACTTTGGGTTTCTGTCAGGTTACAAATCAGTTTTATCGAGTAAGTCACCATATGAATGCTGCGGAAATCCCATTACTGACTAATTATATAGGAGACAATACGTCCAACGAAGCAAAGGACCATGCACGGGCGATGCTTGCGGGAGACGAGCCCGGTTACACTGATCACGATGCTGAAGGCGACGCAGTGGACGTGGAAACCAGCGGTAAAGAGACGAATCGCGTCTTAGGAGGCTACAAGGCAACCTTAAAGAGTATGTTATTTTCACTGCCAATTTCTGACCAGTTTGACTAATGTATTTTTTTCAGACCCAAATGTATCTGATCAAGCCAAGCAACACGCCGAGGACGTCTTGCGTGAGGCGTGTGATTAAACAACTGCATTTCTTTCTTGCAACTTTGACTCGTTGTCTGCAGCGCTCAACTAAGAACCCAATGTAACGATTACTACTTTCTTGTGCCATCTGTAGCCTTGTAATGGGTAATCAATCATCGTCAATGTATTTATAAAAGGTTAACTTCGTGTGATAGTCAGCTGCGACTTAAAATCGAGTAGCGGGGAGTTAAAAGGATGCTCGTAACGCGTGCAATATGATGACGTGAAGAGCACAGAATCTATATATATAGTATTAGATTTATATGTAGTTCCAATTTCCAGTCTATAGAGAATCAGTCGTCCGTCCGTTACATTACAAACAAAAAATTTTATCTGCCAGAGATTAACTAAGTATACTTTGGTGCAAAATATTTACCATCCATCCAAACTTCCCAACACTATACTCACGCAGGTGTTCAAAATTACGCATACAGAGATAGTATTTGCTGTTGATTTCTAGTTACCGTTGCCCATCATCTGAGCACGTTTTGCTAACTGGTTTCATATATAATGTCAGATAACAGAGACGCGGGACTTGTAAAGAGCGCTTACGGCAGCAGCAAGGTCAACTTGCCCTGGTGCTGTCGATGGTTTCGTGACAGAACCTTTGACTGGCCCTGAGGAAGCGGGCGGAGGTCGGGGCGCAGAAGGTACTGCTGGCTTAGCGCCAACCTTAGGGGCACCAGGCTTAGCACCGATGGGAGGAGGTGTTGGTTTAGGTTTTGTGGCGACGGGAGGCGGCGGTTTGGAACCTAAAGAGCTTGATGGGCGCGAGCTGGCTGGGGAGTTGTCATCACTGGTTGGCGCCTTTTTCCAGGGAGTTGCAGAGCCATTGGCAGCAGCCATTCCTGGGAAAACTGAGACAGGCTTTGCAGATGGATTAGCAGTAACCGCAGAAGGTGTAATTTTGACTGCTGTAGGAGCTGGAACCTTGTTtcgtggaggtggtggtggagctgctggtgctgcagGCTGTGGTGGGATAAGCTCAAGGTAATTATTAGGCGCCCACCCTTCCTGACCGTCTTTTTTCACTAGCCACCAGCCGTTGTCGTCCTTCTCTACCAGTTCAACCACGTCGTCTTTTTTCAAAGACATTTCGCCTTCCTGCCCTTCAAATGCAAATTTAGCTCGGTAAAGCGGTACTTCAGGTTGCttgggaggagggggaggagggggaggagcaACGTTACGAggtggtgctggaggtggtTTTGACTTAGCACCATTGCTTGCAACCGCAGGTGTCGATATCGGCATAGGGGTGGATTTGAGAGTACTTGATGTCGTTTGGCCCGGTAACGGTTGGGTGGCAGGTTTGGGTTTTGCCCTTGCGGGTTGGGATTTCTTCTGAAGACAAAATTATCAGTaaaaaataaacaaaaaatggcaTGCGACTCACATCTGGGCCACCAGCCCTTAATAATTTTCCCTGAGTAATTGGACGAACAACTCCCGGCTTTCTCTTCGCTGGAGGGCGTGACACACTATTGGGAGGTTCTCCTGATGGGACGTGAACTGTATGGCTCTTGTATACATCATTTCGAGGGACAGTCTCGTCTTTGATAAATTTGATTTGCGCTCGTTTATCCTTCTTTTTGACGTAGTCAATCCTAGTAAAGGTAAATACACTCCTGCTCTACGATGTTTTGTCTAAACTCACATAGGGGAAATGACAACATTGATGTTTGATGAGGTCAGTTTAACAAGCTGCGTTACAAATTCGGTCTTGAAAACGCAGCTAATAATGGGATCTCCTTCTTCAGAGGAACCAACATTTATCGCCTGATGAATAACACTCAATCACTATCGATGAATTTCTAAGAATAAGGGGGGTCTTACCATCCAATCATCACGAAGGGTAGACATAGCCACGCTCTTTATGGTTACAAGAGGaatttttctttccaatGTCGTTAGGTACTGGCCGTCTTTTGCCGTGGTAACAAGAATATGAATGGCTTTCGCTGTCTGTAACCTCACTTCAGGAATATTGTAAACACATAGTTCGGTGAAACTCACCAGAACTAGATATCGCGGACTAGGCTTGCTCGAGCGCCCAAGCTTTGACACAAGCAGCTGTGCTCTCGAGCTGAAAGCCACATTATCACCTATAGAGAAATCAATGATACGTTTATAATCAAGAATCAAAAGAAACTCACGCCCGATACCAGCTGCTTCTGACAATTCCTCACCCAAAGCACTCTTGCCGTTGATATCAAGATAATCTCCCATAAATCGTCGGTAGCTAAGCAGACTGAACCGCCTGCGTTCTTTACGTCCGGCGAGTAGCTGATGCCCATAATCGCGAATTTGGGAATAAACAATCCCTTCCTTATTGTTCTTCCAAAAGCGTTGAATACGACGCGCGCATTCGTGCTTATAACGCATATAGTTTCGGAAGGCTCTTTGAATGCGGCCAGCCATGTTATGCCAGTAGCGATCTCTCATTGTCTCTAGAGCAAACAACTAGCAAGTAGGAAGGTAAGAGTCCATAGACGTTAAGTTTGAAAGTTACTTTACCGTCTCTGGGTTCTTGATGAAGGCTTTTGTGACACCCATTTGCCACTCCTCTGGCGCAATGCCTGTGTCTTTCAGGATTTGTTGACATCCAGATTTAGGATCACCAGACCAAGTATATTCTCCTGCGTATGATGTATTCGGTGACAGCAAGTAGAAACGTTCAACCATTTTCTCAAATGTATTTCGGTATGCAAATCCTGCTCGGCGAACCCGTATGTTTTCCTGGAGACCAAGATACTTGATTTGGTGGAGAATAGCCTTTGAGTCATACTCCGACGGACTTCGATTTTGATTTGGCTTGATTGTACGAATGTATGATGGCTGGGCTTTCATTAGATTATCAACCAAAGCGCCTGCAGATTGCTAAGAGGACATAAGCTTTTTAACATGGCAATGTGAGGAATACAATTACGCACTTTGATCCTGTCACCTGCTGTTGGCGGACGTTTCTTGCTATTTGGATCCACCCGATCAGGGAACAATGTCTGCAAGAAGGAATTTCCACTGCTCGCAAT
Coding sequences:
- a CDS encoding UPF0654 protein C22G7.11c, which encodes MAGTNDKNQDYVTRGLKAAIHNDNVSDEAKKNAAQRLKNMGSEVPSDFSSGGGRSGGTNFDDSRSLNPNQERGYKSVLSRDNTSNEAKDHARAMLAGDEPGYTDHDAEGDAVDVETSGKETNRVLGGYKATLKNPNVSDQAKQHAEDVLREACD
- a CDS encoding class II myosin, with amino-acid sequence MAPSKKAGKKVTPAAKKSAGQSKVAKADWKEGFKKKQVGVADMTLLTTISNESINDNLQKRWTNAEIYTYIGSVLISVNPFRDLGIYTDEILKRYQGKNRLEVPPHVFSIAESAYYNMNAYHENQCVIITGESGAGKTEAAKRIMQYIAAVSGGQDSSIQEIKDMVLATNPLLESFGCAKTLRNNNSSRHGKYLEIMFNSRGEPVGAQITNYLLEKGRVVGQVENERNFHIFYQFTKAASDEQREAFGLQGPEAYLYTSMSNCLSVSDIDDTKDFHDTLQAMQVIGLTPEEQHEIFKMLATILWVGNVQFEENDDGNSSIADTGVTDFIAYLMEVDGEQVQKVLTSRIMETSRGGKRGSVYEVPLNPAQASSGRDALAKAIYNNLFEWIVSRVNVSMKTRSAHAQVIGILDIFGFEIFEDNSFEQLCINYVNEKLQQIFIELTLKTEQEEYVREQIKWTPIKYFNNKIVCDLIEERRPPGIFAALNDACATAHADPAAADNSFMQRASGLASNPHFEARGAQFLVRHYAGDVMYNVSGMTDKNKDSLIKDLLDLIASSGNSFLQTLFPDRVDPNSKKRPPTAGDRIKQSAGALVDNLMKAQPSYIRTIKPNQNRSPSEYDSKAILHQIKYLGLQENIRVRRAGFAYRNTFEKMVERFYLLSPNTSYAGEYTWSGDPKSGCQQILKDTGIAPEEWQMGVTKAFIKNPETLFALETMRDRYWHNMAGRIQRAFRNYMRYKHECARRIQRFWKNNKEGIVYSQIRDYGHQLLAGRKERRRFSLLSYRRFMGDYLDINGKSALGEELSEAAGIGRDNVAFSSRAQLLVSKLGRSSKPSPRYLVLTAKAIHILVTTAKDGQYLTTLERKIPLVTIKSVAMSTLRDDWMAINVGSSEEGDPIISCVFKTEFVTQLVKLTSSNINVVISPMIDYVKKKDKRAQIKFIKDETVPRNDVYKSHTVHVPSGEPPNSVSRPPAKRKPGVVRPITQGKLLRAGGPDKKSQPARAKPKPATQPLPGQTTSSTLKSTPMPISTPAVASNGAKSKPPPAPPRNVAPPPPPPPPKQPEVPLYRAKFAFEGQEGEMSLKKDDVVELVEKDDNGWWLVKKDGQEGWAPNNYLELIPPQPAAPAAPPPPPRNKVPAPTAVKITPSAVTANPSAKPVSVFPGMAAANGSATPWKKAPTSDDNSPASSRPSSSLGSKPPPPVATKPKPTPPPIGAKPGAPKVGAKPAVPSAPRPPPASSGPVKGSVTKPSTAPGQVDLAAALAKRAQMMGNGN
- a CDS encoding Riboflavin synthase codes for the protein MTNIPTRRISLAQEKVAPKVVMVAIKAIRPDTGAILEAVREVTPRVIEVQVTEPMEGATITKMATMEAGTEAGARAVMAEVIKAVAGTVMTILVEVLEVIMAAGAAATLDLAAAVKALEAAVPEAVITMTLGITEDLLNPATVNMEVSSQAVKAMEAINLIRSIEHKGTVSSVIKDDGGCTLTIADSATILGDCHIGDSIAVNGACLTVTEFDTQAQGGFFKVWLANETLDRTDLGERQVGDQVNLERAMAAHVRFGGHFVQAHVDGTANVVNRVPDGDSLRLTFQLPVPTTERPSLLPYLIPKGYVTIDGASLTLTGVNDSERTFSVMLIKHTQEMITLSGKPIGSKVNIEVDMVGKYVQKSVVAALGGGEDQGLKSLIEKIVEDTLVKKGVHVNNAKLGLNANVDVNLHARSFFGQPYTFVLNPTSSKWIREPLLDRRLIGWSLVQVTVKLNYDKPSTSTVPHTRIQVSRPPSPAKSYVSSSNTELNFRPKAKVNSSATTRKAAGSTISSSTSTTPRANSPTKLNPRVKVGVLSPTNGVNNGTLRSPTATSAPATPELRRSAKTQSISSLRSEEPRARTISTSLRHAPSMANFRQSASSVVSGSGSVVSGIGSASVSPRLLSTNSAVGVGERSSSPTPKIRSKVSNLVKSASESSARPPSPSSPPTVNILSSTRLAPAQRTRTPSVSSSVNLINQQHPPQSSTSPPQQFFPITTTVPAANPHRFAPSRPPAAQRINSSPGHHVFQSFSQPSSTPLVDQSSLSSSRPRSAGGLLNGKSPSAKVDPTLIPLPPHSPPASAVSFSSRSSASRSSANASHLGAGGDASLSSSTESGSARSPGARFQGNSEGLRATLDNLVEYTSGANSTSDDDDSGLDRDTDGEGAEDNNVKAEAKSNRKIADLEITNRSLLVINASLEATKHRQAKEIHELKKKLRESRLILPPRTYRSLSSQDPKELEDDDDEFEGSDIEDTEGDEIYKRVKLILETLLVSGRTALETQPKDFPEAGKGAAKVLSPEEQRDYHGENELDQDEQGSSSSTPPPEPDSSEASTQNHEHGGANIPNGSRGDMDEGEYDTSNYSADGDSIDDAGNETITSEEEVEAMTISALSPPSSPPPPPILITQPT
- a CDS encoding UPF0654 protein C22G7.11c yields the protein MADTKNPGNVARGLKATIHNANVSEEAKENAAQRLAQMGEEVPGDFSSGAQSGNDTYKPDSDDLSGSRMRGTRSSASKANDEGLFSPSEIETDLDYAQGESVGEDVQHGGETNRVLGGYKATLKNPRVSNQAKQHAQEMLDDAEI